A window of the Dyadobacter pollutisoli genome harbors these coding sequences:
- a CDS encoding response regulator: MSRELKILLVDDDKIMLFLHEMFLKKTGVLCETVLCYNGQEALDFLNTYDSGMTTFLVLLDINMPVMNGWEFLGSIRDRADLPPVHIVMVSSATEDSEKERAFSFEHVFDYQQKPLTIESCKQIIGSRQIRDFFNDITFD; the protein is encoded by the coding sequence ATGAGTAGGGAACTAAAAATACTTTTAGTGGATGATGATAAGATCATGCTGTTTCTCCACGAAATGTTCTTGAAGAAGACCGGTGTGCTATGCGAAACCGTGCTATGTTACAACGGCCAGGAAGCCCTCGACTTTCTTAACACTTACGATTCTGGAATGACAACTTTTTTGGTGCTTCTGGATATCAACATGCCTGTTATGAATGGCTGGGAGTTCCTCGGTTCGATCCGCGACCGCGCTGATTTGCCGCCGGTCCACATTGTGATGGTTAGTTCAGCTACGGAAGATTCGGAAAAGGAACGTGCATTCTCTTTCGAACATGTGTTTGATTATCAGCAGAAGCCGCTTACCATTGAAAGTTGCAAACAAATCATCGGCTCGCGGCAGATCAGGGATTTCTTTAATGACATAACATTCGATTAG
- a CDS encoding RNA polymerase sigma factor — translation MIIGGTSSQLRDIRLWKELIQGDDQALGQLMHVHYKALLNYGYKFVKDDEFVKDCIQDIFIDLWNSRTRVTEPDHVKAYLFVSLRRKIFRNRRKLRLTEESNTAWNDDSQFPVEFSPEWWLIEEETLSHKTRLVAEKLNALPVRQREVIYLKYYQELNREEISDILSITPQTVSNLLQLAYSTLRKHLDLSSIGLFLFILCS, via the coding sequence ATGATTATTGGTGGAACTTCCTCTCAACTTAGAGATATCCGGCTCTGGAAAGAGTTAATTCAGGGTGACGACCAGGCATTGGGACAACTGATGCATGTGCACTACAAAGCGCTGCTGAATTACGGGTATAAGTTTGTGAAAGACGATGAATTTGTGAAAGACTGTATCCAGGATATTTTTATAGATCTGTGGAACAGCAGGACACGTGTGACTGAACCGGATCATGTCAAGGCCTACTTATTTGTATCGCTCCGCCGCAAAATTTTCCGCAATCGCCGCAAGCTCAGATTAACGGAAGAAAGCAACACTGCCTGGAATGATGACAGCCAGTTTCCGGTGGAATTTTCACCCGAATGGTGGCTGATCGAAGAAGAAACGCTATCCCATAAAACCAGGCTGGTTGCCGAAAAGCTGAATGCACTTCCTGTCAGGCAACGTGAAGTGATCTATCTTAAATATTACCAGGAGCTAAACCGCGAAGAAATCTCGGATATCCTGTCCATTACCCCGCAAACCGTTTCAAACTTGCTTCAACTGGCTTATTCCACGCTACGTAAGCACCTGGACCTGTCCTCGATCGGCCTCTTTTTATTTATTTTATGCTCTTGA
- a CDS encoding response regulator, with the protein MKNTLYTEAFEKLWLEEAETKTRMHNRLFCFTFLVCNPVFSIPFYLVGDPFFYTIFPTHLFSGSIIILLLFLHSKKVITGQQMSFYTFVILICFYAFLLSMPHLSYVQSCLNLTLAIIFAGLVLRWPVRYALVISGLCLTLFPISIHFFSDITLATFLSQGGMFLMMANLLFPFVIRLSYIKDKREFYFRYALQEHNEALEKQKTIAEQATRAKSDFLSMMSHEIRTPLNGIVGIVHLMIQEETEQKESKELLDTLKFSADHLMAVVNEVLDFNKINSNHVVLDPVPFDPGLLFENLRKTFVPKANEKNLDLVFEVDPNLPRRLVADTVRLNQVITNLIHNAIKFTAEGSVRFVVEEAAKDPSHVVLNFEVIDTGIGIPAAEQGSIFEIFTQAKPTGQRESGGTGLGLAITKELLRLFGSEIVVKSEVGKGSMFSFQLKLPYQDKMEQVMTLPENETAPVTFPEIKVLVADDNKTNLLLATMLLQRKKILFDTASNGQEAFEMFQKNTYDLVLMDLRMPVMDGFESTALIRQVNPQIPIIALTASAFEDERERALANGFSGYLIKPFIPEDFYNYIFSFLKGESSNAV; encoded by the coding sequence TTGAAAAATACCCTCTATACAGAAGCATTTGAAAAGCTATGGCTGGAAGAGGCTGAGACCAAGACGCGTATGCACAACAGGTTGTTCTGTTTCACTTTTCTGGTCTGTAATCCTGTTTTTTCGATCCCGTTTTATCTGGTAGGAGATCCGTTTTTTTATACCATTTTCCCTACACATTTGTTTTCCGGCAGTATTATCATTTTGCTTCTGTTCCTTCATTCCAAAAAGGTGATCACGGGCCAGCAGATGAGTTTTTACACCTTCGTGATCCTGATATGCTTTTACGCCTTTCTGTTATCGATGCCTCATTTATCTTACGTTCAATCGTGTCTGAACCTGACGCTGGCGATCATTTTCGCGGGGCTTGTTCTCAGGTGGCCGGTGAGGTATGCGCTGGTAATTTCGGGACTTTGTCTGACGCTGTTTCCCATATCCATTCATTTTTTCAGTGACATTACTTTAGCGACTTTTCTGTCGCAGGGCGGAATGTTCCTGATGATGGCCAATTTGCTTTTTCCTTTTGTAATCAGGCTGAGTTACATAAAAGACAAGCGTGAGTTTTATTTCAGATATGCACTGCAGGAACATAACGAGGCGCTTGAAAAGCAAAAGACGATTGCCGAGCAAGCGACCAGGGCTAAGTCAGATTTCTTGTCCATGATGAGCCACGAGATCCGTACGCCGCTGAATGGTATTGTCGGGATTGTTCATTTGATGATCCAGGAAGAAACCGAGCAAAAGGAATCTAAGGAACTGCTCGATACGCTCAAATTTTCAGCCGATCATTTAATGGCCGTGGTGAACGAGGTGCTCGACTTCAACAAAATCAATTCCAATCACGTGGTACTCGACCCGGTACCATTTGATCCCGGTCTCCTTTTTGAAAACCTGAGAAAGACATTTGTTCCCAAAGCAAATGAGAAAAATTTAGACCTGGTCTTCGAAGTAGACCCGAACCTTCCTCGCCGACTTGTTGCCGACACTGTACGGCTTAATCAGGTGATTACCAATTTGATCCACAATGCAATTAAGTTTACCGCTGAGGGGTCGGTCAGGTTTGTAGTAGAGGAAGCCGCGAAGGACCCAAGCCACGTTGTCCTCAATTTTGAAGTCATTGATACCGGCATTGGCATCCCGGCCGCCGAGCAAGGTTCGATATTCGAGATTTTTACACAAGCCAAGCCGACCGGCCAGCGGGAAAGCGGTGGTACCGGGCTAGGCCTGGCCATTACCAAAGAACTGCTACGGCTTTTCGGAAGCGAGATCGTGGTCAAAAGTGAAGTAGGGAAAGGTTCCATGTTTTCATTTCAGTTAAAATTGCCTTATCAGGATAAAATGGAGCAGGTTATGACATTGCCAGAAAATGAAACGGCCCCGGTGACTTTCCCGGAGATTAAGGTGCTGGTTGCCGACGATAACAAGACGAACCTGTTGCTGGCGACAATGCTTTTGCAACGTAAAAAAATTCTGTTTGATACCGCGAGTAATGGTCAGGAAGCCTTCGAGATGTTTCAAAAGAATACCTATGATCTCGTTTTAATGGACCTGCGAATGCCGGTGATGGATGGCTTTGAAAGTACCGCACTCATCCGTCAGGTGAACCCCCAAATACCCATCATTGCATTGACCGCCTCGGCTTTTGAAGATGAACGAGAACGCGCACTGGCGAATGGTTTCTCAGGATACCTCATCAAGCCCTTCATACCTGAGGATTTCTATAACTACATTTTTTCTTTCCTCAAAGGCGAGTCTTCCAATGCGGTTTGA
- a CDS encoding DUF421 domain-containing protein has protein sequence MEKLFDINWQDMWTPNISLFEVFIRGTLTYWSIFLLLRLFRRGTGQFSVSDILLIILIGDAAQNAMAGDYKSITEGVVLIGTLVFWDLAIDYLGYKSRVFSNFAQASPKLLIKDGEFQFKNMRREFISEEDLASYLRTKGIDDPKKVKACYLEGSGNLSVLEKD, from the coding sequence ATGGAAAAACTCTTTGACATCAACTGGCAGGACATGTGGACGCCCAATATTTCATTGTTTGAAGTGTTCATCAGGGGAACATTAACATACTGGTCTATTTTCCTGTTGTTGCGGCTTTTCCGGCGGGGAACAGGCCAGTTCAGCGTGAGCGACATTCTGCTCATTATTCTGATCGGCGATGCGGCACAGAACGCTATGGCCGGCGATTATAAAAGCATTACGGAGGGAGTTGTGCTAATAGGAACCCTGGTGTTTTGGGACCTCGCGATTGACTACCTGGGTTATAAATCGCGCGTATTCAGCAATTTTGCACAGGCAAGCCCCAAATTGCTGATCAAAGACGGAGAATTTCAGTTCAAAAACATGCGGCGTGAGTTCATTTCAGAAGAAGACCTGGCCAGCTATCTCAGGACAAAGGGCATTGACGATCCTAAAAAGGTGAAGGCCTGCTACCTGGAAGGCAGCGGTAACCTGAGTGTTCTGGAAAAAGATTAA
- a CDS encoding FecR family protein: protein MMNYRKYKTTDFVTDPYFRSWIIEQDRDAEVFWEDWLHDNPDKKEEVEDARAFLYVLAEKSGQTDDAEIRGRVDTTLRMIQERPEETDATPVRKLWYMSYARVAAMFTLALGLGWLVSQYKQGSLPGQQSAVSRHYAESGVVHYNHTSSPVTIMLEDSSTVTLQPESELEYPKTFAKGKREVHLKGEAFFEITRNPNRPFLVLTDELVTQVLGTSFTVRSFEKDRNASVSVKTGRVSVYSKLEEQSAKESLSKEIKGVVLKPNQQVLFDKEESRLVKVIVNSPQRISEIPATALVFDEVPVKNVFRTLEKEYGIEIIFNEEVLSACLLTANLSGLPMYEQLDLICKIIKARYEMIDGQVVIYSDGCK from the coding sequence ATGATGAATTATCGTAAGTATAAGACAACAGATTTTGTAACTGATCCCTATTTCCGGTCGTGGATAATAGAGCAGGACCGGGATGCGGAAGTTTTTTGGGAAGACTGGCTACATGATAACCCCGACAAAAAGGAAGAGGTGGAGGATGCGCGCGCGTTTTTGTATGTGCTGGCCGAAAAATCGGGACAGACCGATGACGCTGAAATAAGGGGCCGTGTGGACACTACCCTAAGAATGATTCAGGAACGGCCGGAAGAAACTGACGCTACGCCCGTCAGGAAGCTATGGTACATGAGTTATGCGCGGGTAGCAGCTATGTTCACGCTTGCGCTTGGCCTCGGCTGGCTGGTTAGCCAATACAAGCAGGGAAGTTTGCCGGGGCAACAGTCTGCTGTGAGCCGTCATTATGCGGAATCGGGCGTTGTACATTACAATCACACGTCCAGCCCTGTGACCATTATGCTCGAAGACAGCAGTACTGTAACGTTACAGCCTGAAAGCGAATTGGAATACCCCAAAACTTTTGCAAAAGGCAAACGAGAAGTGCATTTGAAAGGAGAGGCGTTTTTCGAGATCACGCGTAATCCCAACAGGCCATTCCTGGTGCTAACCGACGAGCTGGTAACGCAGGTACTAGGTACGAGCTTTACAGTAAGGTCATTTGAAAAAGACAGAAATGCCTCCGTATCAGTGAAAACAGGTCGTGTTTCGGTTTATTCGAAACTGGAAGAACAATCGGCGAAAGAGTCATTGTCCAAGGAAATAAAAGGCGTGGTGTTGAAACCTAACCAGCAGGTTCTTTTCGATAAAGAGGAATCCAGGCTGGTGAAAGTGATCGTCAACAGTCCACAGCGTATCTCGGAAATACCCGCTACTGCGCTGGTGTTTGATGAAGTTCCTGTTAAAAATGTATTCAGGACACTGGAAAAGGAATATGGTATAGAGATAATTTTTAATGAAGAAGTGCTCTCAGCCTGTCTGCTAACCGCCAATCTTTCGGGATTGCCGATGTATGAGCAGCTCGACCTGATCTGTAAGATCATCAAAGCCCGGTATGAAATGATCGACGGGCAGGTGGTTATTTACAGTGACGGGTGTAAATAA
- a CDS encoding TonB-dependent receptor produces MKLSLLQLCIAVVFTGVTFSHDRLSAQELLERRITLKMEDKSLKNVLSSIERTSEVKFIYNPNEIRSSAKVSFNASNEPLAEALNKLFRPLSIRYEVAGKQVMLFKENKSSFTDDSIEPESNVAAETTETAVLAGVKGKVTDEKGDGLPGVSVVVKGTQRGTTTNSAGVYDLELASGDNTLIFSFVGYLSQEVNVGSRSVIDIALKVDTKALEEVVVVGYGEMKRADLTTAQTSVSAKDIARTTNTTLEQAIQGRAAGVYVTQNSGQPGGGISVNIRGVNSISGSNEPLYVVDGVQIQGQSVSYGQQSSSNPLAGLNPADIESIEVLQGPSATAIYGSRATNGVLLVTTKRGKSGDTKISYGYQYSVQTPPSSLKVMDLKQYAQMVGEYHQLAGGDTPAEFLDPSLLGKGTDWQKELFKNAPMNKHQLSLSGGNDKTTYYLSGEYLKQEGVALGSGFNRYAFRLNLDNKPREWATIGANLSFNQTNDNLTTSQENVISSALQLTPQVPVRNIDGTWGGGDENNGANQFAPVNPIAIANLTTNKLVRRQFLGGLNVGVKILPGLNLRSSFNTNLGFSNSSYYVPTYKIGWAQNVTASYNNGSGVNTYWNWNQLLEYNKQFGKHSINVMLSHESQESSWKNLAGTRTGFLTNDILDLAAGDALTASNSGGSGDWAMESYLGRLNYNYGDKYIIMGTVRRDGSANFGADNKWGFFPSVSAAWRVSQEAFFQVPAISELKLRFETGVTGNQGSGGIYSPLGTGTTPTTTGFLPTKYSNAGLKWEETKTNNFGINLALFENRIQFEFDYYIKNTDNLLMEKPLPWYMGTNGTGAVGSPTVNIGALQNKGWGFTVNTININRGGFKWESNLNLSSFKTKIKSFYSDAAFVDRTSWWMADWTQRSEVGKAPWLFRGYIEEGIFQSVAEIESSALPVDNNGVKLPVNVNNIWVGDVKFKDINGDGIINENDQTVIGNPWPKLFSGFTNTFSYKGFDLSVLLTSTYGNDVYNYLGKLNTNASNINLSRNLLVHAMDYAKPITKEDGTVGLSNPDTDVARISNGPNGNFARHTNKWVEDGSFIRLKNVSLTYNLPVSLVSRQKVIRGARFTVGAQNLATITGYSGFDPEVGAYVSRDASASNQAIGLDYGRYPLTPVYTFSLGLDF; encoded by the coding sequence ATGAAATTATCCTTATTACAGTTATGCATCGCGGTGGTCTTCACGGGAGTGACGTTTAGCCATGACCGTTTATCTGCCCAGGAGTTACTGGAGAGACGGATCACGCTCAAAATGGAGGACAAGAGCCTGAAAAATGTGCTGTCTTCCATTGAACGGACCTCTGAGGTTAAGTTCATTTATAATCCAAACGAGATCAGATCATCGGCCAAAGTGAGTTTCAATGCCTCCAATGAGCCGCTGGCTGAGGCGCTGAATAAACTTTTTCGTCCCCTTTCAATACGGTACGAGGTTGCTGGTAAGCAGGTTATGCTTTTTAAGGAGAACAAAAGTTCATTCACCGATGATAGCATTGAACCGGAAAGCAATGTAGCCGCTGAAACCACCGAAACGGCCGTACTTGCCGGTGTAAAAGGTAAGGTAACCGACGAGAAGGGCGATGGTTTGCCCGGGGTAAGTGTGGTCGTGAAAGGCACACAGCGCGGAACCACTACCAATTCGGCCGGTGTCTACGACCTGGAACTGGCCTCGGGGGACAATACGCTCATCTTTTCATTTGTGGGTTATTTATCTCAGGAAGTGAATGTTGGGTCAAGGTCGGTCATCGATATCGCTCTCAAAGTGGATACCAAAGCATTGGAAGAAGTGGTAGTAGTAGGCTATGGAGAAATGAAACGTGCTGACCTCACCACTGCACAAACTTCGGTATCAGCCAAAGACATTGCCAGAACAACCAATACTACATTGGAACAAGCCATACAGGGTCGTGCCGCAGGTGTGTACGTAACCCAAAACTCAGGCCAGCCTGGCGGAGGGATATCGGTGAATATCCGCGGTGTAAACTCGATCAGCGGGAGTAATGAGCCATTGTATGTAGTGGATGGGGTCCAGATCCAGGGACAGTCGGTTTCGTATGGGCAGCAGAGCTCCTCCAACCCGTTGGCAGGTTTGAACCCGGCTGATATAGAATCTATCGAAGTGTTACAGGGGCCTTCTGCTACGGCCATTTACGGCTCCCGCGCTACGAATGGGGTGCTTTTGGTAACTACAAAAAGAGGGAAATCGGGCGATACCAAAATATCATATGGCTACCAGTACAGCGTGCAGACACCGCCGTCGTCATTGAAGGTAATGGACCTGAAACAATACGCGCAGATGGTGGGTGAGTATCACCAGCTGGCAGGTGGTGATACGCCCGCAGAATTTCTGGACCCGTCATTGCTGGGCAAAGGAACGGACTGGCAGAAAGAGCTTTTTAAAAACGCCCCGATGAACAAACATCAGCTGAGTTTGAGTGGGGGAAACGACAAGACAACTTATTATTTGTCAGGAGAATACCTGAAACAGGAAGGTGTGGCGCTTGGATCGGGGTTTAACAGGTACGCATTCAGACTTAATCTGGACAACAAACCCAGGGAATGGGCAACGATCGGGGCAAACCTGAGCTTTAACCAAACCAATGATAACCTGACCACCAGCCAGGAAAACGTGATTTCAAGTGCTTTGCAATTAACGCCACAAGTTCCTGTCAGAAACATTGACGGTACCTGGGGCGGTGGCGACGAGAATAACGGAGCAAATCAGTTTGCACCTGTTAACCCGATCGCAATTGCCAATTTGACTACTAACAAACTGGTCAGAAGACAGTTTTTGGGAGGCCTCAATGTTGGCGTGAAAATTCTGCCAGGCCTGAATTTGCGCTCGTCGTTCAACACAAACCTGGGATTTTCAAACTCGTCGTACTATGTGCCAACTTACAAAATCGGTTGGGCGCAGAATGTGACCGCATCGTATAACAATGGATCCGGCGTAAACACATACTGGAACTGGAACCAACTTTTGGAGTATAATAAGCAATTTGGGAAGCATAGTATCAATGTCATGCTGAGCCATGAATCGCAGGAATCGTCCTGGAAAAACCTGGCAGGAACACGTACAGGTTTTTTAACGAACGATATTCTTGACCTCGCAGCAGGTGACGCATTAACGGCCAGTAATTCAGGAGGATCGGGCGACTGGGCAATGGAATCATACCTGGGCAGGCTCAACTACAACTACGGCGATAAGTACATTATTATGGGTACCGTGAGACGCGATGGTTCGGCGAACTTCGGAGCTGATAATAAATGGGGCTTCTTCCCATCCGTTTCGGCCGCATGGCGGGTTTCGCAGGAAGCATTTTTCCAGGTACCGGCTATCAGTGAGTTGAAACTGAGATTTGAAACGGGTGTCACAGGTAACCAGGGCAGCGGAGGAATTTACTCGCCGCTTGGTACCGGGACCACTCCCACTACTACCGGCTTTTTGCCCACCAAATACAGCAATGCAGGTTTGAAATGGGAAGAAACGAAAACCAATAACTTCGGTATCAACCTCGCTCTTTTCGAAAACCGCATTCAGTTTGAATTTGACTATTATATCAAGAATACCGACAACCTGCTGATGGAGAAACCATTGCCATGGTATATGGGAACTAATGGTACCGGCGCTGTGGGCTCGCCAACTGTGAACATTGGCGCGCTGCAAAATAAAGGCTGGGGCTTCACAGTCAATACGATCAATATCAACAGGGGCGGATTCAAATGGGAGTCGAACCTGAATTTGTCGAGCTTTAAAACCAAGATCAAGTCATTCTATTCCGACGCGGCATTTGTAGACCGTACTTCGTGGTGGATGGCCGACTGGACGCAGCGGTCGGAAGTAGGAAAGGCACCATGGCTGTTCCGTGGATACATCGAGGAAGGTATATTCCAGTCGGTGGCTGAGATCGAAAGCAGCGCATTGCCTGTGGATAACAATGGCGTAAAGCTGCCGGTCAATGTCAACAATATCTGGGTTGGTGATGTAAAATTCAAGGACATCAATGGCGACGGGATCATCAATGAAAATGACCAGACGGTGATCGGTAATCCATGGCCAAAGCTGTTTTCAGGATTTACCAATACATTTTCCTACAAAGGCTTTGACCTGAGCGTGTTGCTGACCAGTACCTATGGTAATGATGTTTACAACTACCTCGGCAAGCTGAACACCAATGCGAGTAACATCAATTTGAGCCGCAACCTGCTGGTACATGCCATGGATTATGCCAAACCGATCACGAAAGAAGACGGTACAGTAGGCTTGTCCAACCCTGATACCGACGTGGCGCGGATCTCGAACGGACCGAACGGAAACTTTGCAAGACATACCAACAAATGGGTAGAAGACGGTTCTTTTATCAGACTGAAAAATGTATCGCTGACATACAATCTGCCGGTATCGCTGGTATCACGTCAAAAAGTGATCAGAGGGGCCAGATTTACGGTAGGTGCGCAAAACCTGGCTACCATTACCGGTTATTCAGGTTTTGACCCGGAAGTAGGGGCCTATGTATCACGCGATGCGAGTGCCTCCAACCAGGCCATCGGCCTCGACTACGGACGGTACCCTCTGACACCGGTTTACACATTCAGTTTAGGCTTGGATTTCTAA